The Populus nigra chromosome 4, ddPopNigr1.1, whole genome shotgun sequence genome contains the following window.
TCCTTCCAGGGCGTGTTGTGTTGTTGTTGAGTACCTTCCAGGTGGGACGCTTAAGAAATTTTTAATCAGAAATAGGAGAAAGAAACTTGCCTTTAAGATTGTGATTCAACTTGCCTTGGACTTATCTAGGGGGTAagtaaatattttcaattaaaatgttTGTTATTCGATGTTTATTTAtagattttgtttggttttatcCACTTTTGCAGTCTGAGCTACCTTCACTCTAAAAAGATTGTACATCGTGATGTTAAGACAGAAAATATGTTGTTAGATGCTACTAGAACTTTGAAAATTGCTGATTTTGGTGTTGCTCGAGTTGAGGCTCAGAACCCAAGGGATATGACTGGGGAAACCGGTACTCTTGGATACATGGCCCCTGAGGTATCCACTGTTCTTCCTTTTCTGTTGTTGTAGTTTTCCCTTCACATGAAATCCTTACAAAAGAGTTTAACACGAAGTGATTGTCCAGGTCCTGGATGGTAAGCCTTACAACAGGAAATGTGATGTATACAGCTTTGGCATATGCTTGTGGGAAATCTATTGCTGTGACATGCCTTATACGGATCTTAGTTTTGCTGAAGTTTCATCTGCAGTTGTTCGACAGGTTtgtttgcttttatattttgataactGTAGTGGGAGGCcccatttttatttcttataatttggAATGCCCCATAGTTTGATCCCTGCAGTTGCAATTAGTTCCCAGGGTGCATGCTGAGGAAAACACCTACGTATGGTATTATGAGATGCATAATGTATGATGTCTTACAGAGTTGAACCTAAAGACTTACTTATGTGACTAGAAAACTGCTATCGTGCAATGTGAAAATACTGATTTTTGTATGAGCAGAAGCACTAAAGGTATCTCTTGTTTCTTGAGATAGCTGACCCAAAGATTAACACACATGACTAGATGATTGATGCTGAGGGGAGTGTGATTATTTATTTGAGTAATAGCATTAAAGCCGTGTTCTTTCTATTGTAATCATAATGTTGATCCATAGGACCAGGTGACCTGATTAGTGCAAGTTTTATCAACCCTGGTTGGACTACATCTTACACTGTTAATTTGGTTGCACTGGAGATTGCCTTTTTGGAATCTAGCCTGTTCGCAGTTTTAACATACCATGTTATGTTGATAATTTCAATGTTGAAACGATCTTGGCAGCATTTGAGGCCAGAAATTCCTAGATGTTGCCCAAGTTCATTAGCAAGTGTCATGCGAAAATGTTGGGATGCAAATCCAGAGAAGCGCCCTGAGATGGACGAGGTAGTTAGGCTGCTCGAAGCAATAGATACAAGCAAAGGGGGTGGCATGTTACCTGAAGATCAATCAACTGGCTGCTTGTGTTTCACCCCAGCTCGTGGTCCATAACACCTTTTACCTTCCACCAGTCTTTGATGCTCATAGTATCGAAGCAATCCACTAGATCGCAGGTTTCTCTAGCACATGAACTAAGAATTTAGATGCCAGAGAATTTCTGCGTCTAGTTGATTCATCACATGTTATCAGTGTATTGATATTAGCTCTGCATTTCTTTGTTGCACAGAATTATAGAATTTGGAAATGTTGGAGCTACACATTTATTCTGTATATTTTTCTGTGAGTACATCATGGACATCAAGATGAATGGCAGTTAGAAACCACGAGTATACGCAGATGAAAATGAATCAAAACTTtccattttaataatatttggcCTGTAACCAAAAGtttgagtttttctttctcatcaAGGGTCGAATCAGGTAGGTCTAAGAACATATTTTGCCTAAAACTAAAGCAGCTGAAGCAAGTGATAGGTGCTGTAAAattattctgcaagatgagaaTCAAAGGATGCTAAAGCATGTTGCAACTACGAAAACAGCTAAAGACAAGCATTTGGGATCCTTGCTTGTGCAattttgatgatgatattaTTGGATAAGCAAGTGGTGGTGTATCGTGCACGGATTGCGTCAGAGAAGTAGAAATCATCTCGTGGCCGAGGGGATAAATGCAAGTGGCAAATTGCTCATGTTGGTAGAGTGGAATTCCTCATCAGCCGCCACTGGTCTGGCAGATAAGCAGCCAATGCTACCCTTCTACGTGTAGGTTGGATGAGATAGTGATTATGATTTGAGTTGAAGAAAGTGATGGGATTAATGGTGGCTAATTATCATTAGAGCTCTGCTTGACAGCACTCTCTCCTTGTTATAGCATCTGCATTCGTATCTCAAATGATTTAACACGAGGAGATTGGTGATTGATCATT
Protein-coding sequences here:
- the LOC133691611 gene encoding serine/threonine-protein kinase STY13-like, translating into MESSNGKEAEGAMKEEKSNTHQEAETVSNAEETKLGSKVGSMSNKEMYFRADKIDFKSWDVQLEKHLSRAWSRDMEVQSTRKEEWEIDLGKLDIRHVIAYGTYGVVYRGNYDGQDVAVKVLDWGEDGIATAAETVALRASFKQEVAVWHKLDHPNVTKFVGASMGTSNLKIPSKSSSSDSVNSPPSRACCVVVEYLPGGTLKKFLIRNRRKKLAFKIVIQLALDLSRGLSYLHSKKIVHRDVKTENMLLDATRTLKIADFGVARVEAQNPRDMTGETGTLGYMAPEVLDGKPYNRKCDVYSFGICLWEIYCCDMPYTDLSFAEVSSAVVRQHLRPEIPRCCPSSLASVMRKCWDANPEKRPEMDEVVRLLEAIDTSKGGGMLPEDQSTGCLCFTPARGP